In Desulfatirhabdium butyrativorans DSM 18734, the following proteins share a genomic window:
- a CDS encoding alpha/beta hydrolase, which yields MQEQLTFPNHAGEALAATFHRPDTPNGKGVVLGHCFTCSRHTGILRELSAGLEAIGFYVLRFDFSGNGQSQGLFVESSLSKHIREMQIAVDWLQDKGAEQWIGLVGHSMGGAIAVLSMPRIPAARAVATIGSRLMGFDPLKFLGPQQIAELQSSGKIAFSSRNKTLELTTGFFDDAHSYSLPDVVRQLDRPLMVVHSERDELIPVAEAYEARLLNPERITLEIVPEADHMLTNPDHRAVAASKIVSWMDRQSRF from the coding sequence ATGCAAGAGCAACTCACGTTTCCCAATCATGCAGGCGAAGCCCTCGCGGCCACCTTCCATCGGCCTGACACACCGAACGGAAAAGGTGTCGTTCTGGGCCATTGTTTTACCTGCTCCCGCCATACCGGCATCTTGCGGGAACTTTCAGCCGGTCTTGAAGCCATCGGATTTTATGTGCTGCGCTTCGATTTTTCCGGAAACGGCCAAAGCCAGGGCCTGTTCGTGGAGTCTTCCCTGAGCAAACACATCCGGGAGATGCAAATTGCGGTTGACTGGCTGCAGGACAAGGGGGCTGAACAATGGATCGGGCTTGTCGGACACAGCATGGGAGGAGCGATTGCCGTGCTGTCCATGCCGCGGATACCGGCGGCGCGGGCTGTGGCGACCATCGGTTCCAGGCTCATGGGGTTCGATCCGCTGAAGTTCCTGGGGCCGCAGCAGATCGCAGAACTCCAGTCATCCGGGAAAATCGCGTTCTCCAGCCGCAACAAAACGCTGGAGCTCACCACCGGGTTTTTCGACGATGCCCATTCCTACAGCCTGCCGGATGTGGTGCGGCAACTCGATCGGCCCCTGATGGTGGTGCACAGCGAACGGGATGAGCTGATTCCTGTGGCGGAGGCTTACGAAGCCCGCCTGCTCAATCCGGAGCGTATTACCCTCGAAATTGTTCCCGAAGCCGATCACATGCTCACCAATCCTGACCATCGCGCTGTTGCAGCATCCAAAATCGTTTCCTGGATGGATCGGCAAAGCCGCTTTTGA
- a CDS encoding DUF2442 domain-containing protein, whose translation MIQILEATYIEGFKIALIFNTGEKGVVDLTDVVQKYDAAAPLRNPKEFEKFYLDEWPTLAWSCGFDLSPESLYERATGKKISWITE comes from the coding sequence ATGATCCAAATCCTTGAAGCTACATATATAGAGGGGTTTAAAATTGCTCTGATATTCAATACCGGCGAGAAAGGCGTTGTCGATCTAACAGATGTTGTACAAAAATATGATGCTGCAGCCCCTCTTCGGAACCCGAAAGAATTCGAGAAGTTCTATTTGGACGAGTGGCCAACCCTGGCATGGTCCTGCGGCTTTGATCTATCACCGGAAAGCCTGTATGAAAGAGCTACAGGCAAAAAGATTTCCTGGATAACAGAATAG
- a CDS encoding poly-gamma-glutamate hydrolase family protein: protein MRSSEMDIYANYQQLQRSEIINKDFRILWREGSSGIAILSIHGGEIEPGTTQLADMIAGWDHSFYTFQGIKPRGNLGLHITSNHFDEPIALEIVCISEIIVSIHGCKDEEPLVYVGGQDQEIGNLIRKELAEVGLPAVECVGMELSGENDRNICNLCGRGMGVQLEISRGLRMQMFRDLTPEGRTHRTEVFYRFVEAVRAALSPYAMMLLEGTPLQGTD from the coding sequence ATGAGGTCATCTGAAATGGATATATACGCCAATTATCAGCAGTTGCAACGTTCGGAGATCATCAACAAGGATTTCCGGATTCTCTGGCGGGAGGGCAGCTCCGGTATCGCCATACTGAGCATTCATGGCGGAGAAATCGAACCCGGAACAACCCAACTTGCCGATATGATCGCCGGTTGGGACCACAGCTTTTATACATTTCAGGGGATCAAACCCCGGGGAAATCTGGGGCTGCATATTACGAGCAACCATTTCGATGAACCGATCGCCCTCGAAATCGTTTGTATTTCCGAAATCATCGTTTCCATTCATGGGTGCAAGGACGAGGAGCCTCTCGTCTATGTGGGCGGACAGGATCAGGAAATCGGAAACCTCATCCGGAAGGAACTGGCGGAGGTGGGTCTTCCTGCAGTCGAATGCGTCGGCATGGAACTGAGCGGTGAGAATGATCGCAATATCTGCAATCTCTGCGGACGAGGCATGGGGGTGCAGTTGGAAATCAGCAGGGGGTTGCGCATGCAGATGTTCCGGGATCTTACACCCGAAGGGCGCACCCATCGGACCGAGGTGTTTTACCGATTTGTCGAAGCCGTTCGGGCGGCGTTGAGCCCGTATGCAATGATGCTTTTGGAGGGAACCCCACTGCAGGGAACCGATTGA
- a CDS encoding MFS transporter — translation MNRKKPLFGLGRNVTVAGWVSFFMDVSSEMIYPLVPLFLASVLGVNKSLIGLIEGIAESTASLLKVFSGWFSDRIGNRKWLMAAGYGISTISRPFVALAAGWHPVMASRFIDRFGKGVRTAPRDAIIAESTDMNSMGRAFGFHRSMDTLGAVAGPALAFWLLSITSNNYRVIFWLSMIPAAIAVLLIVCFITEKKRAIPSASERPKLSWRLFDWRFRFFVIIAAVFAIGNSSDVFLILRAQQLGITSAMIPIVYLMFNLVYALSSFPLGILADRFGKKRMIWIGFVLFAALYFGFGKATDTLSIWFLFGCYGLFMGLTEGIQKAYLTSIIPSEFKATAFGLYNTVVGIAAFPASFIAGWLWDHVSPSSTFYFGAGTAITAAILFALMAWALPQAATKPDTYPS, via the coding sequence ATGAATCGCAAGAAGCCATTGTTCGGCCTGGGCCGCAATGTGACAGTCGCCGGATGGGTCAGCTTTTTCATGGATGTCAGCTCGGAAATGATCTATCCGCTGGTTCCGCTGTTTCTCGCAAGTGTGCTTGGCGTCAACAAGTCGCTTATCGGGCTGATCGAAGGTATCGCCGAATCAACGGCCAGTCTTCTGAAGGTGTTCTCCGGCTGGTTTTCGGATCGGATTGGAAACCGAAAATGGCTGATGGCGGCAGGTTATGGAATTTCCACCATCAGCAGGCCATTTGTAGCCCTGGCCGCGGGATGGCATCCGGTCATGGCCTCCCGCTTCATTGACCGTTTTGGAAAGGGAGTTCGAACAGCCCCCCGGGATGCCATCATCGCCGAATCGACGGACATGAATTCCATGGGCAGGGCCTTCGGTTTTCATCGTTCGATGGATACCCTTGGTGCAGTCGCCGGCCCGGCGCTCGCCTTCTGGTTGCTTTCGATCACATCAAACAATTATCGCGTCATCTTCTGGCTGTCCATGATTCCGGCAGCAATTGCGGTGCTCTTGATCGTGTGCTTCATTACCGAAAAAAAGCGCGCTATTCCATCCGCTTCGGAGCGCCCCAAACTGAGCTGGCGCCTCTTCGACTGGCGCTTTCGTTTCTTTGTCATCATCGCCGCCGTTTTCGCCATCGGCAACTCCAGCGATGTCTTTCTGATCCTTCGGGCACAGCAATTGGGAATCACCAGCGCAATGATCCCCATCGTCTATCTGATGTTCAATCTCGTCTACGCCCTTTCATCCTTTCCCCTGGGCATCCTTGCGGATCGTTTCGGGAAAAAGCGCATGATCTGGATCGGTTTCGTGTTGTTCGCAGCCCTGTATTTCGGTTTCGGAAAAGCAACCGACACCCTGTCCATCTGGTTCCTCTTCGGCTGCTACGGCCTGTTCATGGGGCTGACCGAAGGCATCCAGAAAGCGTATCTCACCAGTATCATTCCATCTGAATTCAAGGCAACGGCTTTCGGGTTATACAATACCGTGGTGGGAATCGCAGCGTTTCCCGCAAGTTTCATCGCCGGATGGCTCTGGGACCATGTTTCGCCTTCGTCTACCTTTTATTTCGGAGCAGGCACGGCCATCACCGCAGCGATCCTGTTCGCTCTGATGGCGTGGGCGCTACCCCAAGCAGCCACAAAGCCAGACACATACCCTTCATGA
- the carB gene encoding carbamoyl-phosphate synthase large subunit, with the protein MPKRTDIHSILIIGAGPIIISQACEFDYSGTQACKALREEGYRVILVNSNPATIMTDPQMADRTYIEPITPDIVTRIIEKERPDALLPTLGGQTGLNTAVAVAEAGVLERFGVEMIGASLPAIKKAEDRDLFRQAMQRIGLRIPKSGIATDMDLCRAIAREIGFPIIVRPSFTLGGTGGGVAYNPEDLETIARAGLDASLIGQIMLEESVLGWKEFELEVMRDHKDNVVIICSIENIDPMGVHTGDSVTVAPIQTLSDKEYQRLRDGSIAIMREIGVDTGGSNVQFAVNPENGDIVVVEMNPRVSRSSALASKATGYPIAKIAAKLAVGYTLDEIPNDITGRTMASFEPTIDYCVVKIPRFTFEKFPETPDYLTTAMKSVGETMSIGRTFKEALQKGLRSLEIGRHGFGADGKDGAPTLAEIRQKLATPNSARLFYLHHALKQGMNLSEIHELTKIDPWFLHQMRQIVEMENELAAQTGPLSEERLWEAKRNGFSDIQIAYLTGTDAEDVRQRRKALGIQPAYKLVDTCAAEFEAATPYYYSTYERESEARVNHWRKVMILGGGPNRIGQGIEFDYCCVHSSMALREMGIESIMVNSNPETVSTDYDTSDKLYFEPLTFEDVMHIVEAEKPEGVIVQFGGQTPLNLSVSLHRAGVPILGTQPESIDMAEDRKLFQAMLQRLGLQQPANGTAESVEEALVVAEAIGYPVVVRPSYVLGGRAMKIVYERSELEGFTRLAIAASPGHPVLIDHFLEDAIEIDVDAISDGKRTVIGGIMEHIEEAGIHSGDSACVLPPFSLKPAMIEEITRATKAMARELRVVGLMNVQYAVKADRLYVLEVNPRASRTVPFVSKATGVPLAKLATRVMMGQSLDEIGLTTEIVPKHISVKEAVLPFNRFPDVDTLLGPEMKSTGEVMGIADEFGLAFAKAQIGSGQKLPLAGNVFISVKDRDKPAAIDLGRHFERMGFGIVTTHGTGEWFSRHGIPNRVVNKVSMGRPHVVDAIKNGEIQLVVNTGFGNQTKRDGYYLRRAALKYAVPYTTTLAGAIAIAKGIESLKTKAMEVTPLQEYYRKEVVR; encoded by the coding sequence ATGCCCAAACGAACGGACATCCATTCCATTCTGATCATCGGTGCAGGCCCCATCATCATCAGCCAGGCCTGCGAATTCGATTATTCGGGAACCCAGGCCTGCAAGGCCCTCAGGGAAGAAGGCTACCGGGTGATTCTGGTCAACAGCAATCCGGCCACCATCATGACCGATCCGCAGATGGCCGATCGCACCTATATCGAGCCCATCACGCCCGACATCGTCACCCGGATCATCGAGAAGGAGCGACCCGACGCTCTCCTGCCGACGCTGGGCGGCCAGACGGGCCTGAACACGGCCGTTGCAGTCGCCGAAGCCGGGGTGCTGGAGCGCTTCGGGGTCGAAATGATCGGGGCGTCACTTCCCGCCATCAAAAAGGCGGAAGATCGAGACCTGTTCCGCCAGGCCATGCAGCGGATCGGGCTGCGCATTCCCAAAAGCGGGATTGCCACAGACATGGATCTGTGCCGCGCCATCGCCCGGGAGATCGGTTTTCCGATCATCGTCCGGCCCAGCTTTACCCTGGGCGGAACCGGAGGCGGGGTAGCCTACAATCCGGAAGACCTGGAGACAATAGCCCGGGCTGGTCTGGATGCAAGCCTCATCGGCCAGATCATGCTGGAGGAATCGGTTCTCGGGTGGAAGGAATTCGAGCTCGAAGTGATGCGGGATCACAAGGACAATGTCGTCATCATCTGCTCCATCGAGAATATCGATCCCATGGGGGTGCATACGGGAGACAGCGTCACGGTGGCCCCCATCCAGACTCTTTCGGACAAGGAATACCAGCGGCTTCGGGATGGATCGATCGCCATCATGCGGGAAATCGGGGTGGATACGGGCGGATCGAACGTGCAGTTTGCCGTCAATCCCGAAAACGGGGATATCGTCGTGGTAGAAATGAACCCACGGGTGTCCAGAAGCTCGGCCCTGGCCTCCAAGGCGACCGGGTATCCGATCGCCAAGATTGCCGCCAAACTGGCCGTCGGCTACACCCTCGATGAAATCCCCAACGACATCACCGGCAGGACCATGGCCTCCTTCGAGCCGACCATCGACTACTGCGTGGTGAAGATTCCCCGTTTCACCTTCGAAAAATTTCCGGAAACGCCCGATTATCTCACGACGGCCATGAAATCCGTCGGCGAGACCATGTCGATCGGCCGTACCTTCAAGGAAGCCCTGCAGAAGGGGCTTCGCTCCCTCGAAATCGGCCGACACGGATTCGGTGCGGACGGAAAGGATGGAGCACCGACTCTGGCCGAAATCCGGCAAAAACTGGCCACCCCCAATTCGGCAAGGCTCTTCTACCTGCATCATGCTCTGAAGCAGGGCATGAACCTTTCGGAGATCCATGAGCTGACGAAGATCGATCCGTGGTTTCTGCACCAGATGCGGCAGATCGTCGAGATGGAAAACGAACTGGCCGCTCAGACGGGCCCGCTTTCGGAAGAACGGCTCTGGGAAGCCAAACGGAACGGGTTTTCCGACATCCAGATCGCCTATCTCACCGGAACGGACGCCGAAGATGTCCGCCAGCGCCGAAAAGCGCTCGGCATCCAGCCGGCCTACAAGCTGGTCGACACCTGTGCGGCGGAGTTCGAGGCTGCTACTCCCTACTATTATTCGACCTACGAGCGGGAATCCGAGGCTCGGGTAAACCATTGGCGCAAGGTGATGATCCTGGGCGGCGGGCCCAATCGCATCGGGCAGGGCATCGAATTCGACTACTGCTGTGTGCATTCTTCGATGGCGCTCCGGGAGATGGGCATCGAAAGCATCATGGTGAACAGCAACCCGGAAACGGTGAGCACCGATTACGATACCTCCGACAAACTCTATTTCGAGCCGCTCACTTTCGAAGATGTCATGCACATCGTCGAGGCCGAGAAGCCCGAAGGGGTCATCGTGCAGTTCGGCGGCCAGACCCCGCTCAACCTGTCGGTGTCGCTGCACCGGGCGGGGGTTCCGATTCTCGGGACCCAGCCGGAAAGCATCGACATGGCCGAGGACCGAAAGCTGTTTCAGGCCATGCTGCAGCGGCTGGGGCTGCAACAGCCCGCCAATGGAACGGCGGAATCGGTGGAGGAAGCCCTGGTTGTGGCGGAGGCCATCGGTTATCCGGTCGTGGTGCGGCCTTCCTATGTGTTGGGCGGAAGGGCCATGAAAATCGTGTATGAACGCTCCGAACTCGAAGGGTTCACGAGGCTTGCCATTGCCGCATCCCCCGGACATCCGGTGCTGATCGATCATTTCCTGGAAGACGCCATCGAGATCGATGTCGATGCCATCTCTGACGGAAAAAGGACTGTCATCGGCGGGATCATGGAACATATCGAAGAGGCCGGAATCCATTCGGGGGATTCGGCCTGTGTGCTGCCGCCCTTCAGCCTGAAGCCGGCGATGATCGAGGAGATCACACGGGCCACCAAGGCCATGGCAAGGGAGCTTCGCGTCGTTGGGCTCATGAACGTCCAGTATGCCGTCAAGGCCGACCGGCTGTATGTGCTGGAGGTCAACCCCCGGGCTTCCCGGACGGTGCCGTTCGTGAGCAAGGCCACAGGCGTGCCGCTCGCCAAGCTCGCCACGCGGGTCATGATGGGGCAGTCGCTTGACGAGATCGGACTCACCACGGAAATCGTTCCCAAACACATTTCGGTCAAGGAAGCCGTTCTTCCTTTCAACCGCTTCCCGGATGTGGATACGCTTCTTGGCCCGGAGATGAAATCCACCGGCGAAGTGATGGGAATCGCCGATGAATTCGGCCTGGCCTTTGCGAAGGCACAGATCGGATCGGGGCAGAAATTGCCCCTTGCGGGCAATGTGTTCATCAGTGTAAAGGATAGGGACAAACCGGCTGCGATCGACCTCGGACGGCACTTCGAACGGATGGGGTTCGGGATCGTGACGACCCACGGAACGGGAGAATGGTTCTCCAGACACGGCATCCCGAACCGGGTGGTGAACAAGGTATCCATGGGAAGACCCCATGTGGTCGATGCCATCAAAAACGGCGAAATTCAGCTTGTCGTCAACACCGGTTTCGGCAACCAGACCAAGCGGGACGGGTATTACCTCAGACGGGCCGCACTGAAATACGCCGTTCCCTACACCACGACCCTTGCCGGAGCCATCGCCATCGCAAAAGGCATTGAATCCCTGAAAACCAAGGCCATGGAAGTGACACCGCTGCAGGAATATTACAGGAAAGAGGTTGTCCGATAG
- the purF gene encoding amidophosphoribosyltransferase → MNIDDPHFESFEEKPREACGLFGVYGHPESARLCYFGLYALQHRGQESAGIAVSKNRAIVAHKGMGLVSDVFEMGHFDELRGDSAIGHVRYSTTGSSILTNAQPFVVHHKQRSYAVAHNGNLVNAHLLKAELEESGSIFQTTMDSEVFLHLFVKNLNLGFEQALMAAVSRLKGAFSMIVMTSNGEIIGMKDPNGFRPLCLGKLNGGYILASETCALDLVEAEFIREIDPGEIIIIGPNGIKSLHTPFTRKRSFCIFEFIYFARPDSTIFGKNVYLTRKAHGRRLAQEAPVGADMVMPFPDSGTYAALGYSEESGIPFEMGMIRNHYVGRTFIQPTQSMRDFGVRVKLNPVKELLKGKDIIIIEDSIIRGTTVKTRVKALRELGVKRVHLRVSGPPHRFPCHYGIDFSTKGELIAAKMEVDQLRDFLGLDTLHYLSLPGLLESTDVPHPENHFCKACFDGCYPVAFDDSLSKFCME, encoded by the coding sequence ATGAACATCGACGATCCCCATTTCGAATCTTTTGAGGAAAAACCCCGGGAAGCCTGCGGGCTCTTCGGCGTTTACGGTCATCCCGAATCGGCCAGGCTCTGCTATTTCGGCCTCTATGCCCTCCAGCACCGCGGACAGGAAAGTGCGGGTATTGCCGTCTCCAAAAACCGCGCCATCGTGGCCCACAAAGGCATGGGGCTTGTATCGGATGTCTTCGAGATGGGGCATTTCGATGAGCTCAGAGGGGACAGCGCCATCGGTCATGTTCGTTACTCCACCACCGGCAGCTCGATTCTCACCAATGCCCAGCCCTTTGTGGTTCACCACAAACAGCGCTCCTATGCCGTAGCCCACAACGGGAATCTGGTCAATGCGCATCTGCTGAAGGCCGAACTCGAAGAAAGTGGCTCCATCTTTCAGACGACCATGGACAGCGAGGTCTTTCTGCACCTGTTCGTGAAAAACCTCAATTTGGGTTTCGAGCAGGCGCTCATGGCTGCCGTCTCTCGTCTCAAGGGCGCCTTTTCGATGATCGTGATGACGAGCAACGGCGAGATCATCGGCATGAAGGATCCCAACGGCTTTCGCCCCCTCTGTCTGGGAAAGCTCAACGGCGGCTATATCCTGGCCTCCGAAACCTGCGCACTCGATCTCGTCGAAGCCGAATTCATCCGGGAAATCGATCCGGGCGAAATCATCATCATCGGCCCGAACGGCATCAAGAGCCTGCATACACCATTTACCAGAAAGCGCTCCTTCTGCATTTTCGAATTCATCTATTTCGCCCGGCCCGACAGTACGATCTTCGGAAAAAACGTTTATCTCACCCGCAAGGCCCATGGCAGAAGACTGGCGCAGGAGGCTCCGGTTGGCGCCGACATGGTGATGCCGTTTCCGGATTCGGGGACGTATGCGGCCCTCGGCTATTCCGAAGAGTCCGGCATTCCTTTCGAGATGGGCATGATCCGCAACCATTATGTCGGCAGGACCTTCATCCAGCCGACCCAGAGCATGCGGGATTTCGGCGTTCGGGTCAAACTCAATCCGGTGAAGGAGCTGCTGAAAGGAAAGGACATCATCATTATCGAAGATTCGATCATCCGGGGAACGACCGTGAAAACCCGGGTGAAGGCCTTGCGGGAATTGGGGGTCAAGCGGGTGCATCTGCGGGTGAGCGGTCCGCCTCACCGGTTTCCGTGCCATTACGGCATCGATTTTTCCACCAAGGGGGAGCTCATCGCCGCCAAAATGGAAGTCGATCAACTGCGCGATTTTCTCGGCCTGGACACGCTGCATTACCTGAGTCTTCCCGGGCTGCTGGAATCCACCGATGTACCGCACCCAGAAAACCACTTCTGCAAAGCCTGCTTCGATGGTTGCTATCCGGTGGCGTTTGACGACAGCTTGTCGAAATTCTGTATGGAATAG
- a CDS encoding radical SAM protein: MASGRRVRTVEFSRDRVNVFFHILTACNLSCRHCYINPKEHGTQTLPIETIRTWMDLFSRRKSSANIIFLGGEPTLHPDLAFAVRHARRTGYQSVTIDTNGFLFHDILDRITPDDVDAISFSLDGAQAQTNDALRGEGSFAAVMRGIRQSVSRGFGTSVIFTASTANIQELSKMPALLHTLGVHRFFIQVVGLRGNSASGKVTAQAGAATWLDCVPKVAAEAADLGLTVTYPKVYLDPNEPFECAGRVADNVFIFPNGRVYRCPLCEDYPLHSLEIVDNRLQERPGITERELFELDIPEGCVMNRLIQPGNIRYGADGKPLHRIACCMLKREIVA, translated from the coding sequence ATGGCATCCGGACGCAGGGTGCGAACCGTTGAATTTTCCAGGGATCGTGTCAATGTTTTCTTCCACATCCTGACGGCCTGCAACCTGAGCTGCAGACATTGCTACATCAATCCCAAAGAACACGGCACCCAGACACTTCCCATCGAAACCATCCGGACCTGGATGGATTTGTTCTCCCGGAGAAAATCTTCCGCAAATATCATCTTTCTGGGCGGAGAACCTACGCTGCATCCCGATTTGGCGTTTGCCGTCCGCCATGCCCGCAGAACCGGATACCAGTCTGTCACCATCGACACCAACGGCTTTCTCTTCCACGACATCCTGGATCGAATTACCCCGGACGATGTGGATGCCATCAGCTTCAGTCTCGATGGCGCACAGGCGCAGACAAACGATGCGCTGCGCGGAGAGGGCTCTTTTGCCGCCGTGATGAGGGGAATTCGCCAATCGGTTTCCAGAGGGTTTGGCACCAGCGTGATCTTTACGGCCAGCACAGCCAATATTCAGGAGCTTTCGAAAATGCCTGCCCTGCTCCACACACTTGGCGTCCATCGTTTCTTCATTCAGGTGGTGGGGCTGCGCGGCAATTCGGCCTCCGGAAAGGTGACTGCCCAGGCAGGTGCAGCTACCTGGCTCGACTGCGTGCCAAAGGTTGCGGCCGAGGCGGCTGATCTCGGTTTGACCGTGACCTATCCCAAGGTATATCTCGATCCGAATGAACCCTTCGAATGTGCGGGAAGGGTAGCAGACAACGTGTTCATCTTTCCGAATGGCCGGGTCTACCGATGCCCGCTGTGCGAGGATTATCCGCTGCACAGCCTGGAAATCGTGGACAACCGGCTGCAGGAGCGGCCCGGCATTACTGAAAGGGAACTGTTCGAACTGGACATCCCGGAAGGTTGTGTCATGAACCGGCTGATCCAACCCGGAAACATCCGTTATGGCGCCGATGGAAAACCGCTCCACCGGATTGCCTGTTGTATGCTGAAGCGGGAAATTGTGGCCTGA
- a CDS encoding DUF4160 domain-containing protein, producing the protein MYFDEHQPPHFHVIYNEYRASISIQTFNILSGFLPARVRGLVTEWAEIHREKLLAIWENQKFHKLPPLI; encoded by the coding sequence ATGTATTTCGATGAGCATCAACCACCCCATTTTCATGTGATATACAACGAATATCGTGCATCCATCTCGATACAAACATTCAATATTCTTAGTGGATTCCTGCCCGCAAGGGTTCGTGGGCTTGTTACGGAATGGGCGGAAATCCATCGTGAAAAACTGTTGGCCATATGGGAAAATCAGAAATTTCACAAACTTCCTCCTCTGATATAG
- a CDS encoding MBL fold metallo-hydrolase RNA specificity domain-containing protein, with amino-acid sequence MNVQFFGAVREVTGSMHLIRVQDESVLLDCGLIQGRRKESETRNATFPVSPRLIQNVLLSHAHIDHSGRLPLFVKKGFSGKIFCTRATADACALLLLDSAHIQESDAAYLNYKTVRNAMLQIKTQAKMHNATKKDRDQIQAVLKTGPHELNLKSIDELLRQYRLDRVDPLYTIADAEAAIGALEGVPYRYVIPVGSHIHAEFFDAGHILGSAVVLVRISENGNLKRVLFTGDLGRFDMPLLKNPTTLFPEEDRHIDLLIMESTYGNREHEPGQDLKGRLKDILTETAGRGGTLLIPAFAYGRTQDILYRLHELYDEKAVPQVPIFVDSPLASKITKVFAEHPEVFDDHAHKTFLEKGENPFRFDRVTFTESVEESMALMREEKPHIVIAGSGMCEAGRILHHLRYKIHQPQHTILIVGYMAENTLGRRIQDKGLEYEAAGRSGAPPVLKFLNKEYPLRAHVVRLGGFSAHADKNELMRFLRETNVTFGKIAVVHGEEEQSLAMEQALHAEGFQAFVPQPGQSIDI; translated from the coding sequence ATGAATGTTCAGTTTTTCGGTGCTGTGCGTGAAGTGACCGGTTCCATGCATCTGATTCGTGTGCAGGACGAAAGTGTTCTGCTCGATTGCGGCCTCATCCAGGGGCGCAGAAAAGAGAGTGAAACCCGAAACGCCACCTTCCCCGTTTCTCCCCGGCTCATTCAAAACGTCTTGTTGTCCCATGCACACATCGATCATTCGGGGCGGCTTCCGCTGTTTGTCAAAAAAGGGTTTTCCGGAAAAATCTTCTGCACGCGTGCGACGGCCGATGCTTGTGCCCTTCTGTTGTTGGACAGCGCCCATATTCAGGAATCGGATGCGGCGTATTTGAATTACAAGACCGTGCGGAATGCCATGCTGCAGATCAAAACCCAGGCCAAAATGCACAATGCGACCAAGAAGGACAGGGACCAGATCCAGGCCGTGCTCAAGACCGGGCCGCACGAACTCAACCTCAAGAGCATCGATGAGCTGCTTCGCCAATACCGGTTGGATCGGGTCGACCCGCTGTATACGATTGCCGATGCCGAGGCGGCCATCGGGGCGCTGGAAGGAGTCCCTTACCGCTATGTCATTCCCGTAGGCTCCCATATTCATGCGGAGTTTTTCGATGCAGGCCACATCCTGGGTTCGGCCGTGGTTCTGGTGCGCATTTCGGAAAACGGGAACCTGAAACGGGTTCTCTTCACCGGTGATCTTGGCAGGTTCGATATGCCGCTTCTGAAAAACCCGACCACTCTTTTCCCGGAAGAAGACCGGCATATCGACCTGCTGATCATGGAGAGTACCTACGGCAACCGGGAGCATGAACCCGGGCAGGATCTCAAGGGCAGGCTGAAGGACATCCTGACCGAAACGGCCGGCAGGGGCGGAACGCTGTTGATTCCGGCATTTGCCTATGGCAGAACGCAGGATATTCTGTACCGGCTGCACGAACTCTATGACGAAAAGGCTGTGCCCCAGGTGCCGATTTTCGTGGACAGCCCTCTTGCGTCCAAGATCACCAAGGTATTTGCCGAGCATCCGGAGGTCTTCGACGATCATGCCCACAAAACCTTTCTCGAAAAGGGGGAAAATCCGTTCCGGTTCGATCGGGTGACGTTTACCGAGTCCGTCGAAGAGAGCATGGCCTTGATGCGGGAAGAAAAACCCCACATCGTCATCGCCGGATCCGGGATGTGTGAGGCGGGCCGGATTCTGCATCACCTGCGTTACAAGATTCACCAGCCCCAGCATACGATTCTCATCGTGGGATACATGGCGGAAAATACCCTGGGCAGGCGTATCCAGGACAAAGGCCTCGAATACGAGGCTGCCGGACGAAGCGGAGCCCCGCCGGTTTTGAAATTCCTGAACAAGGAATACCCGCTGCGGGCGCATGTCGTGCGGTTGGGGGGATTCAGTGCGCATGCCGACAAGAATGAGCTGATGCGGTTTTTACGCGAAACCAATGTGACGTTTGGAAAGATCGCCGTTGTTCATGGTGAAGAGGAGCAGTCCCTCGCCATGGAACAGGCCCTGCATGCGGAAGGCTTTCAGGCCTTCGTACCGCAGCCCGGCCAGAGCATTGATATCTGA